From the genome of Pseudomonas bubulae:
ACACATACTCGGCTACCCGCTCGGTAACAAACTGGGCCAAAGACACCCGGGAACCTTCCAGCAGGTTTTTTCCGGTCTCTTCAATGGCATCGATGATATAGCGGTGCAGCACCAGTTTCAGGCCGTCATGGTCCGCACGACCATCCTTGTACAGGCCTGAGCCAAACAGCTGTTCATTGCTCATTTGGCCCCCCACAGGCGGTTCAGGTTCAGCCAGGTACCCGATTTGGAAGTCGCTTGCTCAGGCACCTGTGAACGCAAGACCAACCGTTCACCGAGTTTTTTCAAAGCCTGGCTCAGGGCTTCGCGCGGGGCCAGGTCAAACAGGGTGGTGGCCTGATTCTTGGCATTGATGCGCAGCTCCGGGCTGGGTGGGAGTGTTGTCAGCACCGGCAGGCCAAAGCTTTTACCCAGGGCATCGGCATTGGGAGCAACGCCACTCATATAGCGGTCGATCAACAAGCCCGTATGCTCGAACTTCATGCCCTTGGCCCGCCAGCGGCTGAGTACGTCGAGATTGCGGCGGCAATCGAGCACGCTTTGGTCGGTGTACCACAGCAGGCTGTCGCAATGGGTGGCAAAGGTACGCAGCGCTTCACTGTCAGGCTGACCGGTGAGGTTGACCACAATATGCTGGAAGTGCTGACGCAAGGCACTGAGCAACATATACAGTTCGGCGGCACTGGTTTGCTCCAGCGGTTCGTCACTGTCACTGTGGGCCAACACCCGCAAGCCACTGGCAGTCTTGGTAAAGGCACTGTCAATCAAGGTGCTGTCCAGGCGCCGCAAATGACGCAGGGCATCACCGAAAAAGAACGAGCTTTCCAGGCCCAGCACGGCCAGGCCATCACCACGGGGCACGCCCAGGTCCAGAAACAGGGTTTTTTGATCGTGCTTTTGCACCACCAGCCCCAGGTGGCTGGCCAGCAATGCACCATCGGCATTGCATTGCGCACTGAACAACACGCTCAGGCCACCCAACTGGGCATTCGGTGCCACAGGTGGCAGGCGCTTGCTCAGGCGCCGCACCAGCCCCGCCACTTCACTGGAGCGCGAACCGTAGGCCACAAAGTCCCTCGCCCCGGCGCGCATGGCATTGAGTACCAGTTGGTTATCCATACCGTCGCCCAGGGCAACGATGGCCAGCATGGGCTTGGCTTCCAGAGCACCTTCAATCAGCGCGCACTGGTTGACTACCTTGTCCCGATCCAGGCCCACAAATATCAGGCCGGCAAACGTCACATCAACCAGGGCCAGCAGTTCATCCAGGCTACTTGTGCCTGCACCCACCACTTGACCCAACGGCGCTAATGCTCCCTGCAGCCACTCAAGATCGGTGTTGTTGCGCGTCAGCGCGAGAAATGTCTGGCTTAGGCTTTGGCTCATTGAGATAACCCGCTACGGCTATTGAATTTGCCGTTCTCCAGGAAATACAGGCGATACCAGTTAGGGTCGTAATTGCGCAATTGCTCCCCGGGCATCGTCGGCAGTGCCGCATTGGCAGCCAGTGGCTGAACCAGATGCGGGGTGACGATCATCAGCAGTTCTTTCTCTTCACGACTGATATTGGAGTCGCGGAAAAAAGCGCCAAGAATCGGAATGTCGCCCAGCCCCGGGAATTTGTTGACCTGGGAGCTGTTGCGCGAACTGATCAAGCCACTGATCACAAAGCTTTCGCCGTCGGCCAGTGAGATGCTGGTATCGGTGCGTCGAACCGTCAGGCCCGGAACCAGGGTGCCGGCGATATTCACCGCATTGGTGTAGTCCAGCTCACTGACTTCGGGGGCCACCTTGAGCATGATGCGATCACGCCCCAGCACGGTCGGGGTCAGCGTGAGGCGGATACCGAACTCCTTGTACTCGATCGACACGTTATCGCTGCCGCTGCTGGGCACCGGGATTGGCACTTCACCACCGGCCAGAAAGGTTGCACTCTGCCCGCTCATGGCCACGAGGCTGGGACGCGCCAGGGTGTAGGCAAAGCCGCTGCCTTCCAGGGCATTGATCATGGCCCTGACCTTGCCGCCGCCAAAGCCGATGTTGAAATACTTGGCGTTGGCCACCGGACCACCGGTGATGATCCCTTCAGCGGTGCTGAGGAATGAGCCCGGCGAGCCGAACAGGAAGTTGCTGCCCATACCGAAGATCGAGGTACTGGCTTCCTGCAGTTTGGTGCGGCTGACTTCGACAAAGCGGATATCGGTTTGCACCTGCACCGGCAAGGTCGGGTCTTCGGAGGGCGGCAACGTCGTACCGGTCAGCCCCGAGGCGGCCTTGCCCTTGACGAAAAGCATGGTCTGGTGCGGCTCTTTCGAGCAGGCACTCCAGACCATCAGGCTGGTGGTGCCCGAGGCAATACCGGTGAGCAAAAAAGCGTTTGGCCCATTGGAGCGAATATCGGCAATGGTGGGGTCGCCCACGGCAATGCGCGAGATGTTCACCGGAAAGCCCATCGCCTTCTGGGCCCCCTGGGCCACTTCCAATACCGAAGGCAATGCGTTGAATGCCGCGCAGTTTTCGCCTGCGGCCAAGGCCATCTCCAGGGGCAAGCTGCTCAGCAGCAGCGTCCAGAAAGCGCGTTTATAAAGTGGAGGGCAACGGTGGCTCATGTTGGTTTTCCTTTCAGATAAGGATTTTTATTGGGCCTACTGCTGAGCCGTTTGATTGCCGCGGATCACTTCAATACCGCGTACCCGAGGGGCGACAGCGGGATTGCTGCTGACTGGCACTCTTGCCGGACTGGCCATGGCTAACTGGTTAAATTGATAAAGACTGCGCTTGGCATTATCAAGATTAGTCGCAGATTCCTGCTCGCCCGCCCAATATTTGCTCAAACGTTGCTCGTCGGCACTGCGCACGGCCAGGCGCAGGGTGCCTGCCTGGGTCGCCAGCATCAGTTGATTGAGAAGCTGCTCGGGAACCGCCAGGACTGCGGATCGCGCATTGATGCGGCTTTGTTCTTGCTTGAGCGCTTCCTCGGCATTTTTCGGCTGGCTGGCCAACTTGCCATCGCTGGTCAAGCCCAGTTCACCCCCCACGCTCAGCACCCGCACTGCCGGCAATACCACCTGGGCCGACTGCTGAGGGTTGCCACTGTCCTGACGCAAAAACAACAGGATATCGACGTAATCACCGGGGCTGAGTTGCCCACCCGCAGCGGACACCTCGTCAATCATGACCCCCAGTGCGCGCTCATCCGGGCGAATCATGCGAGCCAGCGGCCCGCCCACGTCAAAGCTTTGATCACTGAGCCAGGTGCCTGCACTCAGGCTGCGCCACGGGGTGCGGCCCACCGCCTGATCGATGGCAGTCAGGCTGCCAGCGGGGGCGGTACGGAGTTTTTCCAGGGTCAGGTCATCGGCCGTCAAGGCCACATTCGGGGGGACATCGCGAACCAGTACCACCACCGCCTGGCGGGTTTTGTCTTCAACGGCCGCTACACCTTGTTCTACAGACTGAGCCACCGGAACTTCGGCGACCGGCTGCTGTCGACTCAATACCAGCCCCCAGTAACCGGCGGCAATTGCCCCGACAAACAAAATGGCGGCCAGTATCAGACTGCGTCGATTGTTCATGCACAAACTCCCTTTATCACTGCGCACTGCAGACTAAAAAACCCATTCACAATCAGGCAGCTACGAACCTTTAATGCGTTTGAAACCAATCGCTATTTAAAAATAGCTCAGGTAAAGCAAAATGCCATTAGCGAACTAAAAAATCTCTAATCAATTGTGAATAGTTTGATTTGACACGCATTTTTTAAATAGTCATTTGGATTAATACTTTGTGATTAGTCCAATGATACAGTTGTGGGAAAGTCATTTATTGCCAATGCTGTGACTGCAGGTGGGAATCACCCTGCACCCAAGTTACGCAGCGCCCGCCCCGGCGCACTAAGGAGAAGTCAGATGATATTAAATACTGTTCTGAAAGTGTATGTACCTGCCCAGGTATTTGTAGCGCGCCAAGCCAAGTTGTTTGCAAAACGGACCGAAGGCGCTTCGGGTATTGAATATGCAATTATTGCAGCGATGGTGGCGGTGGTTATTGCGGGGCTTTCGCCTGATGTGCAAACTGCAGTTACCGGTATATTTACCAAAATCAAAACTGGTCTAAACCCTCCTGCTTAACACCTCATCGCGGAGCTGTTAAATTCAACCGCTATAAGAGTACTCAACATGCCTCTCTCCCCATCACGCCAACAGCTTCTCCTGGTGGATGACGAAGAGGACGCACTGCTGGAGTTGGCTGAGCTGCTGGAGGGCGAGGGCTTTTGTT
Proteins encoded in this window:
- a CDS encoding pilus assembly protein, with the protein product MSQSLSQTFLALTRNNTDLEWLQGALAPLGQVVGAGTSSLDELLALVDVTFAGLIFVGLDRDKVVNQCALIEGALEAKPMLAIVALGDGMDNQLVLNAMRAGARDFVAYGSRSSEVAGLVRRLSKRLPPVAPNAQLGGLSVLFSAQCNADGALLASHLGLVVQKHDQKTLFLDLGVPRGDGLAVLGLESSFFFGDALRHLRRLDSTLIDSAFTKTASGLRVLAHSDSDEPLEQTSAAELYMLLSALRQHFQHIVVNLTGQPDSEALRTFATHCDSLLWYTDQSVLDCRRNLDVLSRWRAKGMKFEHTGLLIDRYMSGVAPNADALGKSFGLPVLTTLPPSPELRINAKNQATTLFDLAPREALSQALKKLGERLVLRSQVPEQATSKSGTWLNLNRLWGAK
- a CDS encoding type II and III secretion system protein family protein, coding for MSHRCPPLYKRAFWTLLLSSLPLEMALAAGENCAAFNALPSVLEVAQGAQKAMGFPVNISRIAVGDPTIADIRSNGPNAFLLTGIASGTTSLMVWSACSKEPHQTMLFVKGKAASGLTGTTLPPSEDPTLPVQVQTDIRFVEVSRTKLQEASTSIFGMGSNFLFGSPGSFLSTAEGIITGGPVANAKYFNIGFGGGKVRAMINALEGSGFAYTLARPSLVAMSGQSATFLAGGEVPIPVPSSGSDNVSIEYKEFGIRLTLTPTVLGRDRIMLKVAPEVSELDYTNAVNIAGTLVPGLTVRRTDTSISLADGESFVISGLISSRNSSQVNKFPGLGDIPILGAFFRDSNISREEKELLMIVTPHLVQPLAANAALPTMPGEQLRNYDPNWYRLYFLENGKFNSRSGLSQ
- the cpaB gene encoding Flp pilus assembly protein CpaB, which gives rise to MNNRRSLILAAILFVGAIAAGYWGLVLSRQQPVAEVPVAQSVEQGVAAVEDKTRQAVVVLVRDVPPNVALTADDLTLEKLRTAPAGSLTAIDQAVGRTPWRSLSAGTWLSDQSFDVGGPLARMIRPDERALGVMIDEVSAAGGQLSPGDYVDILLFLRQDSGNPQQSAQVVLPAVRVLSVGGELGLTSDGKLASQPKNAEEALKQEQSRINARSAVLAVPEQLLNQLMLATQAGTLRLAVRSADEQRLSKYWAGEQESATNLDNAKRSLYQFNQLAMASPARVPVSSNPAVAPRVRGIEVIRGNQTAQQ
- a CDS encoding Flp family type IVb pilin, which produces MILNTVLKVYVPAQVFVARQAKLFAKRTEGASGIEYAIIAAMVAVVIAGLSPDVQTAVTGIFTKIKTGLNPPA